One Salinimonas marina DNA segment encodes these proteins:
- the rraB gene encoding ribonuclease E inhibitor RraB has translation MKQIDEKAEWHEFNQETIDALLEDGSEADAQYTIEHHLASNDFDKLEKAAVDAFKAGFEVSDAEELMLDDGGMIFCFDAVVERKLERSPLDQDVENLLVIADKHDVHYDGWGTYFMPRDDEADDAPDEYDLDD, from the coding sequence ATGAAACAAATTGACGAAAAAGCCGAATGGCATGAGTTCAATCAGGAAACCATCGATGCCCTGCTTGAAGATGGCAGCGAAGCCGATGCCCAGTACACCATCGAGCATCACCTGGCCAGTAACGACTTTGACAAGCTGGAAAAGGCCGCGGTGGATGCATTTAAGGCTGGCTTTGAGGTAAGCGATGCCGAAGAGCTTATGCTGGATGATGGCGGCATGATTTTTTGTTTCGACGCCGTGGTTGAACGAAAGTTAGAACGCAGTCCGTTAGACCAGGACGTCGAAAATCTGCTGGTCATCGCTGACAAGCATGATGTGCATTATGATGGCTGGGGCACCTATTTTATGCCTCGGGACGATGAAGCGGATGACGCGCCGGACGAATACGATCTGGACGACTAA